In Carya illinoinensis cultivar Pawnee chromosome 6, C.illinoinensisPawnee_v1, whole genome shotgun sequence, a single genomic region encodes these proteins:
- the LOC122312353 gene encoding HMG-Y-related protein A-like — translation MATEEIQNSAVAQPPPPASSLPHYPEMIMAAIEALKDKNSSDKSAISSYIESTYTDLPEAHSTLLSHHLDQLKQSGQLVLVQNNYMKPDPNAPPRRGRGRPPKPKATVPSGPAVGSPRPRGRPPKPRDPFAPPPPPKAKNASSGSGRPRGRPPKKAKMASASAAGGAPRGRGRPPKVKPAVAPVGC, via the exons ATGGCTACAGAAGAAATCCAAAACTCTGCAGTAGCTCAACCCCCTCCCCCAGCTTCTTCTCTCCCCCACTACCCCGAG aTGATTATGGCTGCCATCGAGGCTTTGAAAGACAAGAATAGCTCGGACAAGTCGGCTATATCCAGTTATATTGAATCGACCTACACGGATCTGCCGGAGGCTCACTCGACCCTGCTCTCGCATCACCTGGACCAGCTGAAACAGAGCGGTCAGCTCGTTCTGGTCCAAAACAACTACATGAAGCCCGACCCGAACGCGCCTCCGAGGCGTGGGCGCGGACGCCCACCGAAGCCCAAGGCGACGGTCCCGTCCGGACCCGCGGTCGGGTCGCCCAGACCCCGAGGTCGTCCACCCAAGCCGAGAGATCCTTTCGCACCGCCGCCGCCGCCCAAAGCGAAGAATGCATCCTCAGGAAGTGGCAGGCCTCGTGGCCGTCCTCCCAAGAAGGCCAAGATGGCTTCGGCTTCGGCCGCTGGTGGGGCGCCTAGAGGGAGAGGAAGGCCGCCGAAAGTGAAGCCGGCTGTGGCCCCGGTGGGGTGTTGA